A portion of the Halodesulfovibrio aestuarii DSM 17919 = ATCC 29578 genome contains these proteins:
- the rho gene encoding transcription termination factor Rho, with protein MATKKDVEEAKQEKPRRAATTRPTTRKRRPPAAPRTEKSRRAPAPQFTPDPNADPSEGLNLSELKRKPAAELMELAKEYEIENPSNMRKQELIFALLQKCAAQNGAIFGEGVLEILPDGFGFLRSPMYSYMPGPDDIYVSPSQIRRFGLRKGDVVSGQIRPPKEGERYFALLRVNEIGFEPPEKSRNLVLFDNLTPIYPERQLVMENGKESLSGRVIDLMAPIGCGQRGLIVAPPRTGKTILLQSLANSINANNPDVYLIILLIDERPEEVTDMERTVKNAEVISSTFDEPPQRHVQVAEMVQEKAKRLVERGKDVVILLDSITRLGRAYNAVTPSSGRVLSGGLDANALQRPKRFFGAARNLEEGGSLTIIATALIDTGSRMDEVIFEEFKGTGNLDIYLDRHLAEKRVFPAIDINRTGTRKEDLLLGTEMLNKIWILRKILAPMSTIDSMDFLLDKMRKTKSNNEFFISMNK; from the coding sequence ATGGCAACTAAAAAAGACGTCGAAGAAGCGAAGCAGGAAAAACCTCGTAGAGCTGCAACAACCCGTCCTACGACTCGTAAACGCAGACCCCCTGCTGCTCCTCGGACAGAAAAGTCCAGAAGAGCTCCAGCGCCTCAATTTACTCCCGATCCAAATGCAGATCCCAGCGAAGGCCTCAATCTCTCAGAACTTAAGCGCAAACCAGCAGCGGAGCTGATGGAGCTTGCCAAAGAGTATGAGATTGAAAACCCAAGCAACATGCGTAAGCAAGAACTTATTTTTGCTTTACTACAAAAATGTGCTGCACAAAATGGAGCCATTTTTGGCGAGGGCGTTCTCGAAATCCTTCCTGATGGATTCGGTTTTCTACGCTCACCAATGTATAGCTACATGCCTGGGCCGGATGACATTTATGTTTCCCCTTCTCAAATCAGACGCTTCGGTCTGCGGAAAGGGGATGTAGTTTCAGGTCAAATTAGACCGCCTAAAGAAGGCGAACGCTATTTTGCTTTGCTCAGAGTCAACGAAATTGGCTTTGAACCACCTGAAAAATCTCGAAACCTCGTTCTCTTCGATAACCTCACTCCTATTTATCCAGAACGCCAGCTCGTAATGGAAAACGGAAAAGAAAGCCTTTCCGGCAGAGTTATCGACCTCATGGCTCCTATTGGCTGCGGTCAACGTGGCTTAATTGTTGCCCCTCCACGCACCGGTAAAACAATTCTTCTTCAATCACTGGCTAACTCCATCAATGCTAATAATCCAGATGTATATCTTATTATTCTACTCATTGATGAACGTCCTGAAGAAGTTACTGATATGGAGCGTACGGTTAAAAACGCTGAAGTTATCAGTTCTACTTTTGATGAACCTCCACAGCGCCACGTTCAGGTTGCAGAGATGGTTCAAGAAAAAGCGAAACGTCTTGTAGAGCGTGGTAAAGATGTTGTTATTTTGCTCGATTCCATTACTCGTCTTGGGCGTGCATACAACGCAGTTACCCCATCTTCTGGACGTGTTCTTTCCGGTGGTCTTGATGCTAACGCACTGCAACGTCCAAAGCGTTTCTTTGGTGCAGCACGTAATCTCGAAGAAGGCGGTAGCTTAACAATCATCGCTACAGCCCTCATTGATACAGGCTCCCGAATGGACGAAGTAATCTTTGAAGAATTTAAGGGCACTGGTAACCTCGATATCTATCTTGACCGTCATCTCGCTGAAAAACGCGTATTTCCGGCTATTGATATCAACCGTACCGGCACCCGCAAAGAAGACCTCCTTCTTGGCACAGAAATGCTTAATAAAATTTGGATTCTTCGCAAAATCCTTGCTCCAATGTCCACCATTGACAGCATGGACTTCTTGCTCGACAAAATGCGTAAGACCAAAAGCAACAATGAATTCTTCATCTCCATGAATAAGTAA
- a CDS encoding CarD family transcriptional regulator, which produces MFAQDQLVVYPAQGVGKVERIETQTVGGTEAEFYFIRILSNNVTLMVPVTTASNVLRPLCTHEEGLDLLKSLDDRSGFTGYTGQNWNRRYREYSDKLKSGALEDVAYVLKELLLIGKDKELSFGERRLLEQAMGLITLEIAHATDTTQDAVQKEIEEMFADVIAAQEKK; this is translated from the coding sequence GTGTTCGCTCAGGATCAATTAGTAGTATACCCAGCTCAGGGTGTAGGCAAAGTAGAAAGAATCGAGACTCAGACTGTTGGCGGTACCGAGGCTGAATTCTACTTCATCCGGATACTGAGCAACAATGTGACACTCATGGTGCCAGTTACTACCGCAAGCAACGTTTTGCGCCCGCTGTGCACTCATGAAGAAGGTCTTGATCTTCTTAAATCTCTCGATGACCGTTCAGGGTTCACTGGTTATACCGGTCAAAACTGGAACCGCCGTTATCGCGAATATTCTGATAAACTTAAAAGTGGCGCACTTGAAGACGTAGCATACGTTCTAAAAGAGCTCCTCCTTATCGGTAAAGATAAGGAGCTTTCTTTTGGTGAACGTCGTTTATTGGAGCAAGCAATGGGTCTCATTACCCTTGAAATAGCTCATGCTACAGACACGACCCAAGATGCTGTCCAAAAAGAAATCGAAGAAATGTTTGCAGATGTAATTGCTGCACAAGAAAAAAAATAG
- the pth gene encoding aminoacyl-tRNA hydrolase, producing MNISGVIVGLGNPGKEYENTRHNLGFMVADHLLEDAQRFSPDACSPLSIGKKKYDAWKCRIGTSRNFWLIIKPMTYMNLSGEAVGHACKYFDIAPEQVVVLHDELDLPLGRIKFKIGGGHAGHNGLRSIEQHLGSRNFNRMRIGIGKPEHGTVSNYVLNRFNKAEQAEVEMVLEGALKGIEAFVSSGFDEAVKTTNSFKLL from the coding sequence ATGAATATTTCCGGAGTAATCGTTGGACTAGGAAATCCGGGTAAAGAATACGAAAATACCCGACACAACCTTGGTTTTATGGTTGCAGACCACTTATTAGAAGATGCACAGCGTTTTTCGCCCGATGCATGCTCTCCTCTTTCTATAGGAAAGAAAAAATATGATGCATGGAAATGCAGAATAGGCACATCCCGAAACTTCTGGCTTATCATTAAGCCAATGACCTACATGAACCTTTCAGGTGAAGCTGTTGGTCATGCATGCAAATACTTCGACATTGCACCTGAACAGGTTGTTGTACTGCACGACGAATTAGACCTCCCATTAGGTCGAATAAAATTCAAAATCGGTGGCGGACACGCTGGGCATAACGGATTACGCTCTATTGAGCAGCATCTCGGAAGCCGCAACTTCAACCGCATGCGTATTGGTATCGGCAAGCCTGAACATGGCACCGTATCCAACTACGTTCTTAATCGTTTCAACAAAGCTGAACAAGCTGAGGTTGAAATGGTTCTTGAAGGTGCCCTAAAAGGTATTGAAGCGTTTGTTTCATCCGGTTTTGATGAAGCTGTGAAAACAACTAATTCCTTCAAGCTTCTCTAA
- a CDS encoding 50S ribosomal protein L25, with protein MSEKITFSVTKREGLGKGANRRLRVAGKVPGIFYSTTGENIPVQMNEMPLVKLYEKAGLTNVIALDIDGEVKDCLIWKLERHPFKNRLQHVDFYGIDPEKEIRIKIPVRTTGESKGVKLGGRLEEYRQVVTVSAKPADIPNEVVVDVTDFDIHTFLKVSELELPENVTAYYDDDFKVLAVVPGRGSSKTEEAED; from the coding sequence ATGTCTGAAAAAATCACTTTTTCCGTTACTAAACGCGAAGGTCTTGGCAAAGGCGCTAACCGTAGGCTTCGTGTAGCAGGCAAAGTTCCTGGTATCTTTTACAGCACTACCGGCGAAAACATTCCTGTACAGATGAACGAAATGCCCCTCGTAAAGCTTTACGAAAAAGCAGGCCTTACCAACGTTATCGCTCTTGATATCGACGGCGAAGTTAAAGATTGTCTCATCTGGAAACTTGAGCGTCACCCGTTCAAAAACCGTCTCCAGCATGTAGATTTCTATGGCATTGACCCAGAAAAAGAAATTCGTATCAAGATTCCAGTTCGCACAACTGGCGAATCTAAAGGTGTGAAACTCGGTGGCCGTCTTGAAGAATACCGTCAAGTAGTCACTGTTTCTGCTAAACCTGCAGATATTCCTAACGAAGTTGTTGTTGATGTAACTGATTTTGACATCCACACCTTCCTCAAAGTTAGTGAACTCGAACTTCCAGAAAACGTTACTGCTTACTACGACGACGACTTTAAAGTGCTCGCAGTCGTACCAGGCCGTGGTTCTTCAAAAACTGAAGAAGCAGAAGATTAA
- a CDS encoding ribose-phosphate diphosphokinase yields the protein MNGDLKILTGSSNPALAEAICSHLGCELIPTLCETFSDGECRIEIGANVRGDDVFVVLSTSAPVNDNIMQLCLMLDALKRASVGRVTAVVPYYGYARQDRKVAPRAPISAKVVADFLTTSGMDRLVTVDLHAGQIQGFFDVPVDNLYAAPVMLDRLRGIQNEQGEIVLVSPDAGGVERARAYAKRLNAGLAIIDKRRDKPNQAQAMHVIGDVKDKIAIVVDDMIDTAGTMCAAADVLMNNGAKEVMACTTHPVLSGPAIERLCKSTFKKVFVTDTIALGDKINQCDKLEVLSIAGLLAKAIHNIHTESSVSVLFV from the coding sequence ATGAACGGCGATCTAAAAATCCTCACCGGCTCTTCCAATCCTGCGTTGGCAGAAGCAATTTGCAGCCACTTAGGCTGTGAGCTTATTCCAACCCTTTGTGAAACTTTCAGCGATGGCGAATGCCGCATCGAGATCGGTGCAAATGTACGAGGTGACGACGTATTTGTTGTTCTCTCTACCTCTGCGCCTGTTAACGATAATATTATGCAGCTTTGCCTTATGCTCGACGCTCTGAAGCGTGCAAGTGTTGGCCGCGTGACTGCAGTTGTTCCTTACTACGGATACGCACGTCAGGACCGTAAGGTTGCTCCTCGTGCGCCTATCAGCGCAAAAGTTGTTGCGGACTTCCTGACTACTTCAGGAATGGATCGCCTTGTAACCGTAGACCTTCACGCGGGACAAATTCAGGGATTCTTTGATGTTCCTGTGGACAACCTTTACGCTGCACCTGTTATGCTCGATCGTCTTCGTGGCATCCAGAACGAACAAGGTGAAATCGTATTGGTTTCCCCTGACGCTGGTGGTGTTGAACGTGCGCGTGCTTACGCAAAGCGTCTTAACGCAGGCCTCGCAATCATTGATAAACGTCGTGACAAGCCAAATCAGGCTCAAGCAATGCACGTTATTGGTGACGTAAAAGACAAAATAGCCATCGTTGTCGACGATATGATCGATACTGCAGGCACCATGTGTGCTGCAGCTGACGTTCTTATGAACAACGGTGCCAAAGAAGTTATGGCGTGTACAACTCATCCGGTTCTTTCCGGCCCAGCCATTGAACGTCTTTGTAAATCAACTTTCAAAAAAGTTTTTGTTACCGATACAATTGCTCTCGGCGACAAAATCAACCAATGCGACAAGCTCGAAGTCCTCTCTATTGCAGGTCTTCTTGCTAAAGCAATTCACAATATCCACACGGAATCCTCCGTAAGCGTTCTTTTTGTTTAA
- the ispE gene encoding 4-(cytidine 5'-diphospho)-2-C-methyl-D-erythritol kinase: MSFTQPASVTLHAGCKINLHLEITGVRENGYHELDTLFFPLPSPFDTITISKGATGSGLLLECPALSIPPEKNIIYKSWKKYSDATGWKPDLAITVEKGIPDGAGLGGGSSDAATILNYLNKYCPNNALSPERLNTLAASIGADVPFFLNNVPAHATGIGDILEPSTISLSGYSLVLICPDISISTPWAFAEWDKTMRSTSASNNKKEILTTTPSKDRKHSSRALWLFNSFEVVVYSAFPKLRAYKEKLMSFGAEGAVMSGSGSSIFALYRETEQAARAATALEAEGVATYLHHL, from the coding sequence ATGTCGTTTACGCAACCAGCCTCCGTCACACTACATGCGGGGTGCAAAATTAACCTGCATTTAGAAATTACCGGTGTTCGGGAAAACGGGTATCATGAACTTGATACCCTATTCTTTCCGCTTCCAAGCCCTTTTGATACCATTACCATTTCTAAAGGTGCAACCGGAAGCGGCCTTCTTCTTGAATGCCCAGCACTTTCTATTCCTCCAGAAAAAAACATTATTTATAAAAGCTGGAAAAAATATAGTGATGCCACAGGTTGGAAGCCTGACCTTGCTATCACCGTTGAAAAGGGCATACCAGATGGGGCAGGTCTTGGAGGCGGAAGTTCTGATGCCGCCACAATTCTTAACTATTTAAACAAGTACTGTCCCAACAATGCTCTTTCGCCTGAACGCCTTAATACTCTTGCTGCAAGCATCGGCGCAGATGTGCCATTCTTTCTGAACAATGTTCCAGCACACGCAACTGGCATCGGTGACATTTTGGAACCGTCAACTATCTCGCTTTCCGGATATTCTCTCGTTCTTATTTGCCCTGATATCAGTATATCTACACCATGGGCATTTGCGGAGTGGGACAAGACAATGCGAAGCACTAGTGCGAGTAATAATAAGAAAGAAATCTTGACAACAACACCTTCAAAAGATAGAAAGCACTCCTCTCGTGCCTTGTGGCTCTTTAATAGTTTTGAAGTGGTGGTATACTCGGCCTTTCCGAAGCTGCGGGCGTACAAAGAAAAACTCATGTCTTTTGGTGCTGAAGGCGCCGTCATGAGTGGAAGCGGTTCTAGCATCTTTGCTTTGTATCGAGAGACGGAACAGGCTGCACGTGCTGCAACAGCCTTAGAGGCTGAAGGCGTTGCCACATATCTCCACCACCTGTAA
- the hslV gene encoding ATP-dependent protease subunit HslV, with amino-acid sequence MELRGTTILAVKDANGVAMAGDGQVTLGQSIVMKHQARKVRRIYREKVIAGFAGATADAFTLFERCEAKLEEFGGNLLRASVEMAKDWRSDKYLRKLEAMLIVADAEYVFIISGNGDVIEPDDNIAAIGSGGAYALSAARGLQRHTEMSAEDICRNAMAIAAEICVFTNKNLTIETINK; translated from the coding sequence ATGGAACTTCGTGGAACAACTATTCTGGCAGTAAAAGATGCTAACGGTGTTGCAATGGCTGGCGACGGACAGGTAACATTAGGGCAATCCATTGTTATGAAGCATCAGGCACGCAAAGTACGCCGCATCTACCGCGAAAAAGTAATCGCCGGTTTCGCTGGTGCCACTGCAGATGCATTCACGTTATTTGAACGTTGTGAAGCAAAACTGGAAGAATTTGGAGGCAACCTATTACGTGCCTCTGTTGAAATGGCCAAAGACTGGCGTTCTGATAAATATCTCAGAAAACTTGAAGCAATGCTCATTGTTGCAGATGCTGAATATGTTTTCATCATCAGCGGTAATGGTGACGTGATTGAGCCGGACGACAACATCGCAGCAATCGGCAGTGGCGGCGCATATGCACTGTCAGCTGCCCGCGGCCTCCAGCGTCACACTGAAATGAGCGCAGAAGATATTTGCCGCAATGCGATGGCCATCGCTGCAGAAATATGTGTATTTACAAATAAAAACCTTACTATTGAAACCATCAACAAATAA